The following is a genomic window from Bordetella sp. H567.
CGTCCGTGATGCCCCAGATCAGGGCCAGGCCCACCGCGACAGCGGCATAGATAAGGCCATTGAACAGCCCGGCGTAGAGCGCTTCAAACATGCGGGACTCCTGCGACGGGCCCCGGGGGACCCGCCGCGTCTTGCGTTGCGCCAGCGTGCCGGCCGCTTACTTCCAGGTGAAGGGAAGCGTGGGCAGCGACTTGTCGGCGTTGAAATTGGCCGGCCATACCGTTTGGTAGCCCGGGCCCTTCATTTGCAGGATCAGGCCCGCGCCCTTGCTGTTCTGGCCCTTGTCGTCGAACTTCACGCCGGCCCAGGGCATGGCGATCTGCTCGGCGTTCAGGTCGGTCGATATGAGGGCCTTGCGGATGGCCTCGGGATCCGTCGAACCGGCCCGGTTGATGGCATCGGCCAGCACCAGCACGCCCTGCATCGAACGGGCGTTGTTGCCGTTCAGCTCCTTGCCGGTCTTGGCCTTGTACAGCTCGTTGACCTTCTTCAGGATGGGCAGCGTGGCGGCGATGTCGTTGCTCCAGACGTCGCGGGTCAGCACGCCCTGCACCTGCGCGCCGACTTCCTGCACGAAGCGCGAATCGATGAAGCCCGCGTCGTTGGCCAGGAAGATGGGCGGCGCGTACTTCGCTTCCCGCATGGTCCGCACGAAGAGCATGGCGTCGGACGTATAGCTGGCGAAGATGGCCACATCGGGCTTGGCGGTGGCCAGCTTCTGCACCTCCGAGGTGACCGACGCCGAACCGGCCGTATAGGCGATGTTGGCGACGATCTCGCGCTTGTATTGCTTGGCGAACCGCTCCAGCGCCTTGTAGGTATTGACGCCGAAGTCGGTGTTCTCGTACACCACCGCGATGCGCTTGGTCGGCTGGTTCTTCACGCCGTCCAGGAACTGCATCATGTTTTCGATGAAGGTGTCGTCGGTCGGCGAGGTGCGGAAGAACCACTTGTACTGGCGTTCCGTCAGGTCGGGGCTGCTGGATTCACCGTTCAGGTAGGGTATCCCGGCTTGCTCGGCGACGCGGCTGGCGGTCTTGGTGACCGCCGATTGATAGGCGCCGGTCAGCGCCACGATTTTTTCCTGCTGGATCAGGCGCTGCGCATCGGCCAGGCCGACTTCCGGCTTGCCCTGCGAATCGCCGAACACCACTTCGATCTTCGCCCCGCCCAGCTTGGGCAACCCCGCGCCTTCGGCCAGCGGCAGGCCCTTCAGTTCCGGATGCGGATTGTTGATGATGTCCACGGCCAGCTCGATGGCGGCCTTGATTTCGGCGCCGGTGGACGCCAGCGCGCCGCTGAGCGGATAAATGGCACCGATGCGCACCGTCTTGGTCTGCGCGGCAGCGGGCTGCCCGAACGTCAGCGCGAGACACGCGGCTACGCCCGCGATGAGTTTGTATTTCATATTTTTTGCTCCAGGGAACTGACCACTTCAGAGAGGGAAACTGCCGACAGCAAGCTTATCCGCTGCGCCGCCGCGAAGCCGCCCGAACAAACCCTGACAAAAACGGTAACGCCAGGGGATGAG
Proteins encoded in this region:
- a CDS encoding ABC transporter substrate-binding protein; this encodes MKYKLIAGVAACLALTFGQPAAAQTKTVRIGAIYPLSGALASTGAEIKAAIELAVDIINNPHPELKGLPLAEGAGLPKLGGAKIEVVFGDSQGKPEVGLADAQRLIQQEKIVALTGAYQSAVTKTASRVAEQAGIPYLNGESSSPDLTERQYKWFFRTSPTDDTFIENMMQFLDGVKNQPTKRIAVVYENTDFGVNTYKALERFAKQYKREIVANIAYTAGSASVTSEVQKLATAKPDVAIFASYTSDAMLFVRTMREAKYAPPIFLANDAGFIDSRFVQEVGAQVQGVLTRDVWSNDIAATLPILKKVNELYKAKTGKELNGNNARSMQGVLVLADAINRAGSTDPEAIRKALISTDLNAEQIAMPWAGVKFDDKGQNSKGAGLILQMKGPGYQTVWPANFNADKSLPTLPFTWK